CCGTCACCTTCCGCTACGTACCGGCGCACCAGGTGGACGGCGACCCGCTCAACGCGCTCGCCGACCAGGCCGCCAGCGAGGCCGCGGTGTCGCAGGAGGCGGCCGGGACGGCGTACGGCTCGGCGGAACCGGTGCCCGCGCCCGCCCGCGCCACGAAGGGCCGCACGGCGCAGAGGCCGGCGAGCGGGCCGGGGGCCGGCGGTGCGGGCAGGGGTCCGCGCTCCGGGGCGACCATCCGCGCGAAGTTCGCCGGCCGGTGCCACTGCGGGAAGCCGTACGCGGCCAAGGACATGATCGCCAAGAACCCGAACGGCTGGGGCCACCCCGAGTGCCGGACGGCGTCCGCCTGATCCGCTCCGTGTGCCGGGCGGCGTCCGCCTGAGCCGTGCCGTCCGGCACGGGCGTCCGCCCCGCCCGGTTCCTCCCGGCCGCCGCCGCGTCCGCACGTGCCGCCGTCGCCGCGGCGGACGGCCGTTCTGTGCTCCCGCTCCCCGTGACACGCCCGCCACGGCACTCCCGCGCCACAGGTCCACAGGACCCCGGTGGTTTCAGCGCGCTCGCGCCGGTCACCCGCACTGTGTACGGCCGCCGGAAACGGAACGGCACCACACACGGACTCCGGCACACGGAATCCGTCCGGCACAGAGGGAGAGACCGAGCATGGACAACTGGCGTATGCGCGCGGCCTGCCGCGACGAGGACCCCGACCTGTTCTTCCCCATCGGCACGACGGGCCCCGCGCTCGTCCAGGCCGAGGAGGCCAAGGCGGTCTGCCGCACCTGCCCGGTGCGGGAGCAGTGCCTGGAATGGGCACTGGAGAACAAGCAGGACTCCGGTGTGTGGGGAGGCATGGACGAGAACGAGCGCAGGGCGTACAAGCGCCGCTCCCGCCGGCAGTCCAGGACCCACGGGTGAGAGGCACGGCCGGCGGCGGAGCCGGACCGGCCGGCGGGGGAGCGGAAACAGGCGGCAGGGGACGGAAACGGGCGGCAACCTTCCGGCGTCCGGCGGCGACTGACGGGGCGTAAGCCGCCCCCCGCCGGAAGGTGCCCGTCGTGGATCCCCTGCTTTCCCGCCCCGAACCCCCCGCGCGCCGTCGACGGCGCCTCACGCGTGGCCGCTCGCTGATCGGCGTGCTGACCGCCGGTGTGCTGGCCGCCGCCGGGACCGTCGCCCTCGGGCCGGCCTCCCAGGCCGCCACCGCACGGCAGGCCGAGGCGCTCGACCGAGGAGTCGTGAGCGTCCACACCGGCAGCGGGAACCTCGTCAGCTGGCGCTGGCTCGGCACCGACCCCGACAACGTGGCGTTCAACGTCTACCGGGCCGGCACGAAGGTCAACGCCTCCCCGGTCACCGCGTCGACCAACTACTTCCACCAGGGCGCCCCCGCCACCGCCGACTACACGGTCCGCGCGGTGGTCAACGGTGCGGAGCAGGGCGACTCGGTGCACGCCGTCCAGTTCCGGGCCGGCTACAAGGACGTCCCCATCAGCGCGCCGGCCGGAGGGACCACACCCGACGGGGTCTCCTACACCTACGAGGCCAACGACGCGTCCGTCGGCGACCTCGACGGGGACGGCGCCCTCGAGTTCGTACTGAAGTGGCAGCCCACCAACGCCAAGGACAACTCGCAGTCCGGCTACACCGGCAACACCGTCGTCGACGGGATCGAACTGGACGGCACCCGGCTGTGGCGTATCGACCTCGGCCGCAACATCCGCTCCGGCGCGCACTACACCCAGTTCCAGGTGTACGACTACGACGGCGACGGGCAGGCCGAGATCGCCATGAAGACCGCCGACGGCAGCGTGGACGGCACGGGCAGGACCATCGGCAGCTCCTCCGCCGACCACCGCAACTCCTCCGGCTACGTCCTGTCCGGACCCGAGTACCTGACCATGTTCAACGGCCGGACCGGCGCGGCCATGGGGACCGTCGACTACGTCCCGGCACGCGGCAGCGTCTCCTCGTGGGGCGACTCCTACGGCAACCGGGTCGACCGCTTCCTGGCCGGGACCGCCTACCTGGACGGCTCACGGCCCTCCCTGATCATGGCCCGCGGCTACTACACCCGCAGCGTCATCGCCGCCTGGGACTGGCGCAACGGAACCTTCACCCGGCGCTGGACCTTCGACACCAACAGCTCCACCAACGCCGGCAAGGGCTACGACGGCCAGGGCAACCACCAGCTGTCGGTGGCCGACGTCGACGGCGACGGCAAGGACGAGATCGTCTACGGCGCCATGGCCGTGGACGACAACGGCAACGGGCTGTGGACCACGAAAAACGGCCACGGTGACGCCATGCACGTCGGGGACCTCGACCCCTCCCGGGCGGGACTGGAGGAGTTCAAGGTCGACGAGGACAGCTCGAAGCCGTCCTCCTGGATGGCCGACGCGAGGACCGGCCAGATCCTCTGGTCCACCCCCGCCAGCGGCGACAACGGCCGCGGCGTCTCCGCCGACATCTGGTCCGGCAGCCCCGGCGCCGAGTCCTGGTCCT
This DNA window, taken from Streptomyces nitrosporeus, encodes the following:
- a CDS encoding ribonuclease H family protein — protein: MEDRIIAACDGASKGNPGPAAWAWVVADAQGRTRRWEAGPLGTATNNIAELTALRELLASTDPAVPVEVRMDSQYAMNAVTKWLPGWKRNGWKTSAGKPVANRELVVAIDTLLDGRAVTFRYVPAHQVDGDPLNALADQAASEAAVSQEAAGTAYGSAEPVPAPARATKGRTAQRPASGPGAGGAGRGPRSGATIRAKFAGRCHCGKPYAAKDMIAKNPNGWGHPECRTASA
- a CDS encoding rhamnogalacturonan lyase — translated: MDPLLSRPEPPARRRRRLTRGRSLIGVLTAGVLAAAGTVALGPASQAATARQAEALDRGVVSVHTGSGNLVSWRWLGTDPDNVAFNVYRAGTKVNASPVTASTNYFHQGAPATADYTVRAVVNGAEQGDSVHAVQFRAGYKDVPISAPAGGTTPDGVSYTYEANDASVGDLDGDGALEFVLKWQPTNAKDNSQSGYTGNTVVDGIELDGTRLWRIDLGRNIRSGAHYTQFQVYDYDGDGQAEIAMKTADGSVDGTGRTIGSSSADHRNSSGYVLSGPEYLTMFNGRTGAAMGTVDYVPARGSVSSWGDSYGNRVDRFLAGTAYLDGSRPSLIMARGYYTRSVIAAWDWRNGTFTRRWTFDTNSSTNAGKGYDGQGNHQLSVADVDGDGKDEIVYGAMAVDDNGNGLWTTKNGHGDAMHVGDLDPSRAGLEEFKVDEDSSKPSSWMADARTGQILWSTPASGDNGRGVSADIWSGSPGAESWSSAVSGIRNPQGTQVSSRKPSSANFLAWWDGDTTRELLDGTHIDKYGTSGDTRQLTAASVHSNNGTKANPALSGDILGDWREEVVWPSTDNTALRIYSTPYETGTKITTLLHDTMYRTALAWQNTAYNQPPHPSFAIGSGAPAAPRPSVTTP
- a CDS encoding WhiB family transcriptional regulator, encoding MDNWRMRAACRDEDPDLFFPIGTTGPALVQAEEAKAVCRTCPVREQCLEWALENKQDSGVWGGMDENERRAYKRRSRRQSRTHG